In Populus trichocarpa isolate Nisqually-1 chromosome 7, P.trichocarpa_v4.1, whole genome shotgun sequence, the following proteins share a genomic window:
- the LOC7495483 gene encoding auxilin-like protein 1 isoform X3, producing the protein MENLPHSQHPNMLSKKLFTNPSKTVYDDVFGGPPRFGVAPTLSPRVEDYSEIFGGFHAPRGASSSIPVLDLPLVDNEAAEDVFFDVRSCSGFDYNEVFGGFNGSDFAVSFEELMMKQSDGRDFSSDEAWTPEDPEYLSEDSDNYTKNQCLSNGDSHESIDGIMEFNISYHKATQSSNKDMPNGITYVTQPLDVPGYAFMVDRTMSLPKSDDEHPPLQVSDDGHLNIDFTGEMLGAKKLRKTMSHPANGSADDLVFGNEVRPHKEYVRNGSLPNETFVTISHVSLKTHPSQLPPPSRPPPALDVKKRDSCKSTPNCQSAASSGSAGDSSPPYFDVEVDASSSAAASAAAIKEAMEKAQVKLKSAKELMDRKRGGFQNHTKLGSKNDRKDREGRVVKIVDVSGSTKYEGVQGTCESEENGMDDRQKVKIADSLEGKRHQNAAKMSSDEKLGRESLSSQGSDKIDEASEWKEATQFFELNTNIHEQGQKVKKVAMEASQQQLENGKKVQAVTADHELEEYAKNTKVSKPARDLGGSNGRSEAAKVAHREKGLEKKVQVAQEVLRVEDEDKLGMDKQSLETDKRRTRADGSQKHELMGEVPRAQSKHEAKQTAEDKEKEPWLKEAVRNAENEKLFIHKKEGGERRQRSTFEKEENEKKLKAALEQLENERRLKKALEQKEKEKRIKEARVREETEKKQGEAYETHEEEKRLRAALEQEENERRLKEALVKEEYERRLKEIHEKEEYERRLREAADREENERRQRRIREREENEKRLNKALEKEENERRIRENEGRLREAHQREEKEKRLKEARQREENEKRLKEAIEHENKKKQREANEKEGNEKKCKEVFENEGIGDTLEQETTEKQLEETNEQDESGKLRETPEGEVSEPGTCTSEEMGDASKETCNLENTEVKLKDGSENDKPGILNEMGENCRVVKQACKTEVNTNLGSTRLAGKHEGRNGKQVVTEEIAHEEIGKVPPELKISDKEEAVETVSTQAGGKTKVSGLAQGNLEHENNVVEDDAVSVYGDERTRKAGEAGNGTGRKSIEKTKKASQVESDIANQGKEFAQDRSDRRKNIPQAVAMNHEDRKENFMSTGAVKKSVETGRKIEAAQPANLEAKGSTPGSTQQLNTSERKVKNLNKTLSSEEKEVERMRREKELEMERLRKLEEEREREKEREKDRMAVDRAALDARERVHFEARDRAERAAVERAITEARERLEKACAEAREKSLTDNRSLEARLRERAAVERAAAEARERAFGKVMSERTAFEARERVERSVPDKFSASSRNGGMGPSSSPSVYNGSYYMERSEGVEGESPQRCKARLERHRRTAERAAKALAEKNMRDLLAQREQAERNRLAETLDADVKRWSSGKEGNLRALLSTLQYILGSDSGWQPIPLTEVITSAAVKKAYRKATLCVHPDKLQQRGASIQQKYICEKVFDLLKEAWSKFNSEER; encoded by the exons ATGGAAAACCTCCCACATTCTCAGCACCCAAACATGCTCTCGAAGAAACTCTTCACGAACCCCAGCAAAACTGTCTACGACGACGTATTTGGTGGCCCTCCTCGTTTTGGAGTAGCCCCTACCCTGTCTCCTCGAGTGGAAGACTACAGCGAGATATTCGGTGGATTTCACGCGCCACGTGGAGCTTCCTCTTCGATTCCAGTGCTTGATCTCCCATTGGTGGATAATGAAGCAGCCGAAGATGTTTTCTTTGATGTTAGAAGCTGTTCTGGGTTTGATTATAATGAGGTTTTTGGTGGGTTTAATGGCTCTGACTTTGCTGTTTCCTTCGAGGAGTTGATGATGAAGCAATCTGACGGCCGCGACTTTTCCTCTGATGAAGCTTG GACACCAGAAGACCCTGAATATCTATCAGAAGACTCAGATAATTATACAAAGAACCAATGCTTGTCGAATGGTGACTCTCACGAGTCCATTGATGGGATCATGGAATTTAACATATCATACCATAAAGCTACTCAAAGCAGCAACAAAGATATGCCAAATGGAATTACATATGTGACTCAGCCACTTGATGTTCCTGGATATGCTTTTATGGTTGATAGAACCATGTCTTTGCCAAAGTCAGATGACGAGCACCCACCTCTGCAGGTGAGTGATGATGGCCATCTCAATATTGATTTCACTGGGGAAATGTTGGGGGCAAAGAAGCTTAGGAAGACCATGTCACATCCGGCTAATGGTAGCGCTGATGATCTAGTTTTTGGAAATGAAGTTAGACCTCATAAGGAATATGTCCGAAATGGCTCTCTTCCTAATGAGACGTTTGTAACTATTTCTCATGTCAGCCTTAAAACTCACCCCTCTCAATTGCCACCACCTTCTAGACCACCGCCTGCATTAGACGTCAAAAAGAGAGATTCTTGTAAATCAACCCCAAACTGTCAAAGCGCTGCTTCCTCAGGGAGTGCTGGTGACAGTTCTCCACCTTACTTTGATGTAGAGGTAGATGCAAGTTCCTCTGCTGCTGCCTCTGCTGCTGCTATAAAAGAAGCTATGGAGAAAGCTCAAGTCAAGCTGAAAAGTGCAAAAGAATTGATGGACAGGAAGAGGGGTGGTTTTCAAAACCATACAAAATTGGGTTCAAAAAATGACAGAAAGGATAGAGAAGGTAGGGTGGTTAAGATTGTTGATGTGTCTGGTAGTACAAAATATGAAGGGGTGCAAGGCACTTGTGAAAGTGAAGAGAACGGAATGGATGACAGGCAAAAGGTTAAAATTGCAGATTCTTTAGAAGGGAAAAGGCATCAAAACGCAGCAAAAATGTCTTCTGATGAGAAGCTTGGAAGGGAATCCTTGTCATCTCAAGGATCCGATAAAATTGATGAAGCTAGTGAATGGAAAGAAGCTACTCAATTTTTTGAACTG AACACAAATATCCATGAACAAGGGCAGAAGGTGAAAAAGGTAGCCATGGAAGCATCGCAGCAGCAGCTAGAAAATGGCAAGAAAGTACAAGCAGTTACAGCAGATCATGAACTGGAGGAATATGCCAAGAACACTAAAGTATCAAAACCAGCTCGTGACCTTGGGGGAAGCAATGGGAGATCAGAAGCTGCTAAAGTGGCACACAGAGAGAAAGGGCTTGAGAAGAAGGTACAAGTAGCTCAAGAGGTTCTTAGAGTGGAGGATGAGGACAAACTTGGAATGGACAAGCAGTCTTTGGAAACTGATAAGAGACGAACTAGAGCTGACGGGTCACAAAAACATGAGCTCATGGGAGAGGTTCCACGAGCACAAAGTAAACATGAAGCTAAGCAGACTGCAGAGGACAAGGAGAAAGAGCCTTGGCTGAAAGAGGCTGTTAGAAATGCGGAGAATGAGAAACTATTCATTCATAAAAAGGAAGGTGGTGAAAGGAGACAAAGGAGCACTTTtgagaaggaagaaaatgaaaagaagctTAAAGCAGCTCTTGAACAATTGGAAAATGAGAGAAGGCTGAAGAAGGCATTGGagcagaaagaaaaggagaagaggaTAAAGGAGGCTCGTGTGAGGGAAGAAACTGAGAAGAAGCAGGGAGAGGCTTATGAAACACACGAAGAGGAGAAGAGATTAAGAGCAGCTCTTGAGCAGGAAGAAAATGAGAGGAGACTGAAAGAGGCTTTGGTGAAGGAGGAGTATGAGAGGAGACTGAAAGAGATTCATGAGAAGGAAGAGTATGAGAGGAGACTAAGAGAGGCTGCTGATAGAGAGGAGAATGAGAGGAGACAAAGAAGGATTcgtgaaagagaagaaaatgagaagagATTAAACAAAGCTCTTGAGAAGGAAGAGAATGAGAGGAGAATACGAGAGAATGAGGGGAGGTTGAGAGAAGCTCatcaaagagaagagaaagagaaaagattaaaagaagCTCGTCAAAGAGAAGAGAATgagaaaagattaaaagaagctattgagcatgaaaataagaaaaaacagagagaggctaatgaaaaagaaggaaatgagAAGAAATGTAAAGAGGTTTTTGAAAATGAAGGGATTGGAGACACTCTAGAACAGGAAACAACTGAAAAGCAACTAGAAGAGACAAATGAGCAAGATGAAAGTGGCAAGTTAAGAGAGACTCCAGAGGGAGAAGTAAGTGAACCAGGAACATGCACATCAGAAGAAATGGGGGATGCATCCAAAGAGACCTGCAACTTGGAAAACACTGAGGTGAAGCTGAAGGATGGCTCTGAGAATGATAAACCAGGGATACTAAATGAGATGGGTGAGAACTGCAGGGTAGTGAAGCAGGCATGTAAGACGGAAGTCAATACGAACCTTGGATCAACTAGATTAGCTGGCAAACATGAGGGGAGGAATGGAAAACAAGTAGTGACCGAGGAGATTGCTCATGAAGAAATTGGCAAGGTACCTCCAGAGCTGAAAATCAGTGACAAGGAAGAAGCAGTTGAAACAGTGAGCACACAGGCTGGTGGAAAAACAAAAGTGTCTGGTTTGGCTCAAGGCAACTTAGAACATGAAAATAATGTAGTGGAAGATGATGCTGTGTCAGTTTATGGTGATGAAAGGACGAGGAAAGCAGGGGAAGCTGGAAATGGCACTGGACGAAAGAGCATAGAGAAAACTAAGAAAGCCTCCCAAGTAGAATCTGATATCGCAAATCAAGGGAAGGAATTTGCTCAGGACAGGAGTGACAGAAGAAAGAATATCCCCCAGGCAGTTGCTATGAATCATGAAGACAGAAAGGAAAATTTCATGTCAACTGGAGCAGTGAAAAAATCGGTTGAGACTGGAAGGAAAATAGAAGCTGCTCAGCCAGCTAATTTAGAAGCAAAAGGAAGTACCCCGGGATCAACTCAGCAGCTTAATACAAGtgaaagaaaagtaaagaaTCTCAATAAGACCCTATCATCAGAGGAAAAAGAAGTTGAGaggatgagaagagaaaaggagcTGGAAATGGAACGTCTCAGAAAGCtagaagaagagagggagagggaaaaagaaagagaaaaggacaGAATGGCTGTTGACAGAGCAGCGCTTGATGCTCGTGAAAGGGTACATTTCGAAGCTCGTGATAGGGCAGAACGGGCTGCTGTGGAAAGAGCAATAACTGAGGCCCGTGAAAGGCTAGAGAAGGCCTGTGCAGAGGCTAGGGAGAAGTCATTAACTGATAACAGATCTTTAGAGGCCAGGCTCAGGGAACGTGCTGCAGTAGAGAGAGCTGCTGCAGAGGCACGCGAGCGTGCTTTTGGAAAAGTAATGTCTGAAAGGACTGCTTTTGAGGCAAGAGAACGAGTAGAAAGATCTGTCCCAGATAAATTCTCTGCTTCTTCCAGGAATGGTGGAATGGGACCTAGTTCTTCACCCTCAGTATATAATG GTTCCTACTATATGGAGAGATCTGAAGGGGTGGAAGGTGAGTCACCTCAAAGGTGTAAAGCAAGGTTAGAAAGGCATAGGCGAACAGCTGAACGTGCG GCAAAAGCTCTAGCAGAGAAAAATATGCGAGATCTTCTTGCTCAGAGAGAACAAGCAGAGAGAAAT AGATTAGCAGAAACTCTGGATGCTGATGTCAAGAGGTGGTCCAGCGGGAAAGAAGGAAACTTGCGTGCATTGCTGTCAACTTTACAATAT ATCCTTGGGTCTGACAGCGGCTGGCAGCCAATTCCATTGACTGAAGTAATAACTTCAGCAGCTGTAAAGAAAGCTTACAGGAAAGCCACGCTTTGTGTTCATCCTGACAAGTTACAACAACGGGGTGCAAGTATTCAGCAGAAGTACATATGTGAGAAGGTCTTTGATCTTCTGAAG gaggcTTGGAGCAAGTTCAACTCAGAAGAGCGGTAG
- the LOC7495483 gene encoding auxilin-like protein 1 isoform X1, whose translation MENLPHSQHPNMLSKKLFTNPSKTVYDDVFGGPPRFGVAPTLSPRVEDYSEIFGGFHAPRGASSSIPVLDLPLVDNEAAEDVFFDVRSCSGFDYNEVFGGFNGSDFAVSFEELMMKQSDGRDFSSDEAWTPEDPEYLSEDSDNYTKNQCLSNGDSHESIDGIMEFNISYHKATQSSNKDMPNGITYVTQPLDVPGYAFMVDRTMSLPKSDDEHPPLQVSDDGHLNIDFTGEMLGAKKLRKTMSHPANGSADDLVFGNEVRPHKEYVRNGSLPNETFVTISHVSLKTHPSQLPPPSRPPPALDVKKRDSCKSTPNCQSAASSGSAGDSSPPYFDVEVDASSSAAASAAAIKEAMEKAQVKLKSAKELMDRKRGGFQNHTKLGSKNDRKDREGRVVKIVDVSGSTKYEGVQGTCESEENGMDDRQKVKIADSLEGKRHQNAAKMSSDEKLGRESLSSQGSDKIDEASEWKEATQFFELVRTNVPRKVIDLSNNDNIFPQNTNIHEQGQKVKKVAMEASQQQLENGKKVQAVTADHELEEYAKNTKVSKPARDLGGSNGRSEAAKVAHREKGLEKKVQVAQEVLRVEDEDKLGMDKQSLETDKRRTRADGSQKHELMGEVPRAQSKHEAKQTAEDKEKEPWLKEAVRNAENEKLFIHKKEGGERRQRSTFEKEENEKKLKAALEQLENERRLKKALEQKEKEKRIKEARVREETEKKQGEAYETHEEEKRLRAALEQEENERRLKEALVKEEYERRLKEIHEKEEYERRLREAADREENERRQRRIREREENEKRLNKALEKEENERRIRENEGRLREAHQREEKEKRLKEARQREENEKRLKEAIEHENKKKQREANEKEGNEKKCKEVFENEGIGDTLEQETTEKQLEETNEQDESGKLRETPEGEVSEPGTCTSEEMGDASKETCNLENTEVKLKDGSENDKPGILNEMGENCRVVKQACKTEVNTNLGSTRLAGKHEGRNGKQVVTEEIAHEEIGKVPPELKISDKEEAVETVSTQAGGKTKVSGLAQGNLEHENNVVEDDAVSVYGDERTRKAGEAGNGTGRKSIEKTKKASQVESDIANQGKEFAQDRSDRRKNIPQAVAMNHEDRKENFMSTGAVKKSVETGRKIEAAQPANLEAKGSTPGSTQQLNTSERKVKNLNKTLSSEEKEVERMRREKELEMERLRKLEEEREREKEREKDRMAVDRAALDARERVHFEARDRAERAAVERAITEARERLEKACAEAREKSLTDNRSLEARLRERAAVERAAAEARERAFGKVMSERTAFEARERVERSVPDKFSASSRNGGMGPSSSPSVYNGSYYMERSEGVEGESPQRCKARLERHRRTAERAAKALAEKNMRDLLAQREQAERNRLAETLDADVKRWSSGKEGNLRALLSTLQYILGSDSGWQPIPLTEVITSAAVKKAYRKATLCVHPDKLQQRGASIQQKYICEKVFDLLKEAWSKFNSEER comes from the exons ATGGAAAACCTCCCACATTCTCAGCACCCAAACATGCTCTCGAAGAAACTCTTCACGAACCCCAGCAAAACTGTCTACGACGACGTATTTGGTGGCCCTCCTCGTTTTGGAGTAGCCCCTACCCTGTCTCCTCGAGTGGAAGACTACAGCGAGATATTCGGTGGATTTCACGCGCCACGTGGAGCTTCCTCTTCGATTCCAGTGCTTGATCTCCCATTGGTGGATAATGAAGCAGCCGAAGATGTTTTCTTTGATGTTAGAAGCTGTTCTGGGTTTGATTATAATGAGGTTTTTGGTGGGTTTAATGGCTCTGACTTTGCTGTTTCCTTCGAGGAGTTGATGATGAAGCAATCTGACGGCCGCGACTTTTCCTCTGATGAAGCTTG GACACCAGAAGACCCTGAATATCTATCAGAAGACTCAGATAATTATACAAAGAACCAATGCTTGTCGAATGGTGACTCTCACGAGTCCATTGATGGGATCATGGAATTTAACATATCATACCATAAAGCTACTCAAAGCAGCAACAAAGATATGCCAAATGGAATTACATATGTGACTCAGCCACTTGATGTTCCTGGATATGCTTTTATGGTTGATAGAACCATGTCTTTGCCAAAGTCAGATGACGAGCACCCACCTCTGCAGGTGAGTGATGATGGCCATCTCAATATTGATTTCACTGGGGAAATGTTGGGGGCAAAGAAGCTTAGGAAGACCATGTCACATCCGGCTAATGGTAGCGCTGATGATCTAGTTTTTGGAAATGAAGTTAGACCTCATAAGGAATATGTCCGAAATGGCTCTCTTCCTAATGAGACGTTTGTAACTATTTCTCATGTCAGCCTTAAAACTCACCCCTCTCAATTGCCACCACCTTCTAGACCACCGCCTGCATTAGACGTCAAAAAGAGAGATTCTTGTAAATCAACCCCAAACTGTCAAAGCGCTGCTTCCTCAGGGAGTGCTGGTGACAGTTCTCCACCTTACTTTGATGTAGAGGTAGATGCAAGTTCCTCTGCTGCTGCCTCTGCTGCTGCTATAAAAGAAGCTATGGAGAAAGCTCAAGTCAAGCTGAAAAGTGCAAAAGAATTGATGGACAGGAAGAGGGGTGGTTTTCAAAACCATACAAAATTGGGTTCAAAAAATGACAGAAAGGATAGAGAAGGTAGGGTGGTTAAGATTGTTGATGTGTCTGGTAGTACAAAATATGAAGGGGTGCAAGGCACTTGTGAAAGTGAAGAGAACGGAATGGATGACAGGCAAAAGGTTAAAATTGCAGATTCTTTAGAAGGGAAAAGGCATCAAAACGCAGCAAAAATGTCTTCTGATGAGAAGCTTGGAAGGGAATCCTTGTCATCTCAAGGATCCGATAAAATTGATGAAGCTAGTGAATGGAAAGAAGCTACTCAATTTTTTGAACTGGTGAGAACAAATGTACCCAGAAAAGTCATTGACTTGTCAAATAATGATAACATTTTTCCGCAGAACACAAATATCCATGAACAAGGGCAGAAGGTGAAAAAGGTAGCCATGGAAGCATCGCAGCAGCAGCTAGAAAATGGCAAGAAAGTACAAGCAGTTACAGCAGATCATGAACTGGAGGAATATGCCAAGAACACTAAAGTATCAAAACCAGCTCGTGACCTTGGGGGAAGCAATGGGAGATCAGAAGCTGCTAAAGTGGCACACAGAGAGAAAGGGCTTGAGAAGAAGGTACAAGTAGCTCAAGAGGTTCTTAGAGTGGAGGATGAGGACAAACTTGGAATGGACAAGCAGTCTTTGGAAACTGATAAGAGACGAACTAGAGCTGACGGGTCACAAAAACATGAGCTCATGGGAGAGGTTCCACGAGCACAAAGTAAACATGAAGCTAAGCAGACTGCAGAGGACAAGGAGAAAGAGCCTTGGCTGAAAGAGGCTGTTAGAAATGCGGAGAATGAGAAACTATTCATTCATAAAAAGGAAGGTGGTGAAAGGAGACAAAGGAGCACTTTtgagaaggaagaaaatgaaaagaagctTAAAGCAGCTCTTGAACAATTGGAAAATGAGAGAAGGCTGAAGAAGGCATTGGagcagaaagaaaaggagaagaggaTAAAGGAGGCTCGTGTGAGGGAAGAAACTGAGAAGAAGCAGGGAGAGGCTTATGAAACACACGAAGAGGAGAAGAGATTAAGAGCAGCTCTTGAGCAGGAAGAAAATGAGAGGAGACTGAAAGAGGCTTTGGTGAAGGAGGAGTATGAGAGGAGACTGAAAGAGATTCATGAGAAGGAAGAGTATGAGAGGAGACTAAGAGAGGCTGCTGATAGAGAGGAGAATGAGAGGAGACAAAGAAGGATTcgtgaaagagaagaaaatgagaagagATTAAACAAAGCTCTTGAGAAGGAAGAGAATGAGAGGAGAATACGAGAGAATGAGGGGAGGTTGAGAGAAGCTCatcaaagagaagagaaagagaaaagattaaaagaagCTCGTCAAAGAGAAGAGAATgagaaaagattaaaagaagctattgagcatgaaaataagaaaaaacagagagaggctaatgaaaaagaaggaaatgagAAGAAATGTAAAGAGGTTTTTGAAAATGAAGGGATTGGAGACACTCTAGAACAGGAAACAACTGAAAAGCAACTAGAAGAGACAAATGAGCAAGATGAAAGTGGCAAGTTAAGAGAGACTCCAGAGGGAGAAGTAAGTGAACCAGGAACATGCACATCAGAAGAAATGGGGGATGCATCCAAAGAGACCTGCAACTTGGAAAACACTGAGGTGAAGCTGAAGGATGGCTCTGAGAATGATAAACCAGGGATACTAAATGAGATGGGTGAGAACTGCAGGGTAGTGAAGCAGGCATGTAAGACGGAAGTCAATACGAACCTTGGATCAACTAGATTAGCTGGCAAACATGAGGGGAGGAATGGAAAACAAGTAGTGACCGAGGAGATTGCTCATGAAGAAATTGGCAAGGTACCTCCAGAGCTGAAAATCAGTGACAAGGAAGAAGCAGTTGAAACAGTGAGCACACAGGCTGGTGGAAAAACAAAAGTGTCTGGTTTGGCTCAAGGCAACTTAGAACATGAAAATAATGTAGTGGAAGATGATGCTGTGTCAGTTTATGGTGATGAAAGGACGAGGAAAGCAGGGGAAGCTGGAAATGGCACTGGACGAAAGAGCATAGAGAAAACTAAGAAAGCCTCCCAAGTAGAATCTGATATCGCAAATCAAGGGAAGGAATTTGCTCAGGACAGGAGTGACAGAAGAAAGAATATCCCCCAGGCAGTTGCTATGAATCATGAAGACAGAAAGGAAAATTTCATGTCAACTGGAGCAGTGAAAAAATCGGTTGAGACTGGAAGGAAAATAGAAGCTGCTCAGCCAGCTAATTTAGAAGCAAAAGGAAGTACCCCGGGATCAACTCAGCAGCTTAATACAAGtgaaagaaaagtaaagaaTCTCAATAAGACCCTATCATCAGAGGAAAAAGAAGTTGAGaggatgagaagagaaaaggagcTGGAAATGGAACGTCTCAGAAAGCtagaagaagagagggagagggaaaaagaaagagaaaaggacaGAATGGCTGTTGACAGAGCAGCGCTTGATGCTCGTGAAAGGGTACATTTCGAAGCTCGTGATAGGGCAGAACGGGCTGCTGTGGAAAGAGCAATAACTGAGGCCCGTGAAAGGCTAGAGAAGGCCTGTGCAGAGGCTAGGGAGAAGTCATTAACTGATAACAGATCTTTAGAGGCCAGGCTCAGGGAACGTGCTGCAGTAGAGAGAGCTGCTGCAGAGGCACGCGAGCGTGCTTTTGGAAAAGTAATGTCTGAAAGGACTGCTTTTGAGGCAAGAGAACGAGTAGAAAGATCTGTCCCAGATAAATTCTCTGCTTCTTCCAGGAATGGTGGAATGGGACCTAGTTCTTCACCCTCAGTATATAATG GTTCCTACTATATGGAGAGATCTGAAGGGGTGGAAGGTGAGTCACCTCAAAGGTGTAAAGCAAGGTTAGAAAGGCATAGGCGAACAGCTGAACGTGCG GCAAAAGCTCTAGCAGAGAAAAATATGCGAGATCTTCTTGCTCAGAGAGAACAAGCAGAGAGAAAT AGATTAGCAGAAACTCTGGATGCTGATGTCAAGAGGTGGTCCAGCGGGAAAGAAGGAAACTTGCGTGCATTGCTGTCAACTTTACAATAT ATCCTTGGGTCTGACAGCGGCTGGCAGCCAATTCCATTGACTGAAGTAATAACTTCAGCAGCTGTAAAGAAAGCTTACAGGAAAGCCACGCTTTGTGTTCATCCTGACAAGTTACAACAACGGGGTGCAAGTATTCAGCAGAAGTACATATGTGAGAAGGTCTTTGATCTTCTGAAG gaggcTTGGAGCAAGTTCAACTCAGAAGAGCGGTAG